Proteins from one Megalopta genalis isolate 19385.01 chromosome 1, iyMegGena1_principal, whole genome shotgun sequence genomic window:
- the LOC117228638 gene encoding uncharacterized protein LOC117228638 encodes MPSLLGRFVGLSFRTELLIMNIFGLVNSTLDWSPLKWTNKLEQIWNLSMPQRSLIVDTIGEDTIKTVLSWIVITRIVITHVYTFTYLSNIYPIITWSRPNLLLPWLILSFFKNVVLEVVVIVIGLLLWYGSPFSLVVFLEFIFIKLVPLVMASYNWYSNSCLFLQLRHTEKMRKLRRSMRSDSNLLTNQLYVKIDEPRYRTGSLTTLFSYDSCETYNPGLTPGQNAKKLLGITEQDVADALGRIKEREAHKRLTELDDDDDLLGDRTASKGYFFGSSIYRSDIFTDDVSDISAINHKEPKNLKDFENTKNDDNLEAPVNQEKDSLLNIIHQSPTEKYDDAYSVQEEIKAVEPYSDAPETVEKLENPASNNPKNTEEDVTVVADVSTEVLASEKVESLELVESSVQEKDIEPATGPEEEVKVDLEDDARGVERSPSPVNSQAVFICSCAPAKSASKESRSDASKATDMTTSTPRERSDNHEDGQPPENSKKSSDQPYTHAYSVTEVKTNRATNSGFPLMEKVLKNDLEILKSMKTGERCQNSAFNGVQDFRKVQEDRSNIFLDGYGGHFNASVDVQDIISGIAKDLNVSMNRMTIDTNRSENATPRSDAWPGEIEISKLNVPECPSDNANPPRFYQDFMKVFDGCYQNDFANNSELKCAFQQMEKKKWNLFSGQTDLETLLTSEQSCEADEPPRYDSSGSTSRRSARTEDSESPKSSKMEAACRPPEKRLLQIEDLAEPATVKSTKNIGTQTTGYVGAAFLNSDESVRQKKAKARWRYYSKKNQAQHQKGSDCQVSHTKLAVGKKDSSSSRTRSNSPHASKSSLNDCSKLNGSKSFSNWRDCKCKMKKLKKKCSPTSLDNWEDKYKATAKPKVDSLATLPLAQVTRKPETNRIKPPVYPKKNKEAHTAAAVDKTWRSSTGKRTEQTESKKSMDSSQSTSSSKRMSRSRTWARKTKEEIELRALKAYNEITLLEDKKKLDARRRTLERLPSERDGKGSYKRFFARRDLGKENLSADSTNATSSSSRSNKPPPNAAVKSGGSVSNGKQANPKSSKIAKPVNKQENLDRLFAMDWLNQARELQNSVYKDDAENIVLRHASRNYEMSNAASVGTFDMKLKDAKTGHNLAEEDARSAALPAKADAEPPGSRVQGRFSRADAGGVEPEDKELVKKSAEEDAASTGSSSSDDLEAAAKGNSAEQQDQDPPKVEEEGAKVLEDFESASDGVSKKEESIERRVKASENSGSVKRQDEDVGNVVVVCQDNSVVPWEEKDSATSTVPHNLLSFKLIDFLATPLSQFMLKDNRKLEEFSEGRILKEEFSACRAIVPAIPETQDLGTGPHEPITVGNIAAEQKIASVNLETEDKIDDLEGVQVFDLCKEQVDDILGSVTEVLKRLNILENEESLCETQDKIAEIEEKFKEEISWLKEDIFTSIKFPIVIKAAEISPDVLRILDGLLSPPLANQAVKLKKPIGPNLGGLTMITEEDEEVEASSQDSNLENTVPRLSLSPKFLSNPIIEELESTLDIANMSFVTANDASASSLDMEYTIGLGSPMFDDDRASLDKTYDILQGCSDDDTGVRTEETDEDDQNTETCDSEMSKVDTSIEFEKLENDRSETSDAALEEIIARMVKSLTINVEESDEEPVQDEELEERRSEAASESDVVDDSARDEELVEDSVDEGIDELSDEDAGSGACEEQICPVKIVDSFQSKESETALQRVDEIEDVDCRSISELTFEQSCEDGGGVRKLDKHEQEAKIIIEVCEEGIRTMEEAEDSVRDEDVASIVDRFSSSAGECEGREQNVGLLKSNEDAEKREQRETPRPVDAARDATIAGADEDLSLKIILIFFLQVCYFYIRHFYRKVCSFAQISRATPALKPFEVHTVSTSTSTLIEKAGFVDKVREESLVEENEETFENSVDFETMNISRVIEERLQGVLDLTTERCASRNSDFEADEMTVALRRETAELGLSSNVSLVDETTEDEVDTEFSKREESFGLEERSEVQAFRFKDFRRPGSSIFLRSESSPSGGQLGRDTAEVQNTIRELSLTVDVGKVEDSSKDGRTMEEDVEDYVEEIEDASAVQFETALEDMDSFNSIYMVPSETIVPSKTASCSKLDDDDDMEEFSAVSSRSSEPTR; translated from the exons ATGCCTAGCTTGCTCGGACGCTTCGTTGGCTTATCATTTCGGACGGAACTATTGATAATGAACATATTCGGCTTG GTGAACAGCACGTTGGACTGGAGTCCCTTAAAATGGACGAACAAGCTCGAACAAATTTGGAATCTCTCCATGCCGCAAAGATCGTTGATTGTCGATACAATTGGCGAAGACACGATAAAAACTG TACTATCATGGATCGTAATAACGCGAATCGTAATTACCCACGTTTACACGTTCACCTACTTGTCAAACATTTATCCGATAATAACCTGGAGTAGACCGAATCTGCTGTTACCCTGGCTGATCCTGAGCTTCTTCAAGAACGTCGTCCTCGAAGTCGTCGTGATCGTGATCGGACTACTCCTGTGGTACGGGAGTCCGTTCTCGTTGGTCGTCTTCCTCGAGTTCATTTTCATCAAACTTGTTCCCCTGG TTATGGCCAGCTACAACTGGTACTCGAACTCCTGCTTGTTCCTGCAATTACGACATACGGAGAAGATGAGGAAGCTGCGCAGATCGATGAGAAGCGATTCGAATCTGCTGACTAATCAGCTTTACGTGAAGATCGACGAGCCGAGGTACAGGACCGGTTCGCTGACCACGCTGTTCTCGTACGACAGCTGCGAGACTTACAACCCTGGCCTGACACCTGGTCAGAACGCGAAGAAGCTTCTCGGGATCACCGAACAGGATGTCGCGGATGCTCTCGGCAGGATTAAGGAGAGAGAAGCACATAAAAGATTAACAGAGCTGGACGACGATGACGATTTACTTGGCGACAGAACCGCGAGTAAAGGGTACTTCTTCGGCAGCAGTATTTACAGG AGCGATATATTCACGGACGACGTCTCGGACATCTCCGCTATAAATCACAAAGAACCGAAGAACCTGAAAGACTTTGAGAACACGAAGAACGACGACAACTTGGAAGCACCTGTGAACCAGGAGAAGGATTCTCTGCTGAATATAATCCACCAATCACCAACGGAGAAGTACGACGACGCGTACAGTGTCCAAGAAGAGATCAAAGCTGTAGAACCCTACAGCGATGCTCCGGAGACAGTGGAAAAGCTGGAAAATCCAGCTAGTAACAATCCAAAAAATACCGAAGAAGATGTTACGGTCGTGGCAGACGTGTCAACGGAAGTCCTGGCGTCGGAGAAGGTGGAGAGCTTGGAGCTGGTGGAGTCATCGGTCCAAGAGAAGGACATCGAGCCTGCGACGGGGCCGGAAGAAGAGGTCAAAGTTGATCTGGAAGATGACGCAAGAGGCGTGGAGAGGAGCCCGAGCCCCGTGAATTCGCAGGCTGTCTTCATCTGCAGCTGCGCTCCTGCCAAGTCTGCCTCCAAAGAATCTCGCTCGGACGCCAGCAAGGCAACAGACATGACAACATCCACGCCCAGAGAACGTTCCGACAACCACGAAGACGGACAGCCTCCAGAGAACTCGAAGAAATCCTCCGATCAGCCTTACACCCACGCTTACAGCGTCACCGAGGTGAAAACGAACCGTGCCACGAACAGTGGCTTCCCTCTGATGGAGAAGGTGCTGAAGAACGACCTGGAGATACTGAAGAGCATGAAAACGGGCGAACGCTGTCAGAATAGTGCCTTCAACGGCGTACAAGATTTCCGGAAGGTGCAGGAGGATAGGTCGAACATCTTCTTGGACGGCTATGGCGGCCACTTTAACGCGTCCGTCGACGTACAGGACATTATTTCGGGCATCGCCAAGGACTTGAATGTGTCGATGAACAGGATGACCATAG ACACGAATCGTTCGGAGAATGCAACTCCGCGGTCTGACGCGTGGCCCGGAGAGATAGAGATCTCGAAGCTGAACGTTCCCGAATGCCCTTCGGACAATGCGAACCCGCCGAGGTTCTATCAAGACTTTATGAAGGTTTTTGACGGCTGCTACCAGAACGATTTCGCCAACAACTCGGAGCTGAAGTGCGCCTTTCAGCAAATGGAGAAGAAGAAGTGGAACTTATTCTCGGGCCAGACGGACCTTGAAACGTTGTTGACATCCGAACAGAGCTGCGAAGCGGATGAACCGCCGCG GTACGACTCTTCCGGATCGACGTCTCGCAGATCGGCGCGCACAGAGGACAGCGAGTCTCCTAAGTCCTCTAAGATGGAGGCCGCTTGCCGACCGCCGGAGAAGCGTTTGCTGCAGATAGAAGACCTCGCGGAACCGGCCACCGTGAAATCGACGAAAAATATAGGCACGCAGACGACGGGCTACGTCGGCGCAGCGTTCCTGAATTCCGACGAATCGGTTCGCCAAAAGAAGGCGAAGGCCCGTTGGAGGTACTACAGCAAGAAGAACCAGGCGCAGCATCAGAAAGGAAGCGACTGCCAGGTGTCCCACACGAAGCTTGCCGTCGGGAAGAAAGACTCCTCGTCTTCGAGGACGCGATCGAACTCTCCTCATGCGTCGAAATCGTCCCTGAACGACTGTAGCAAGCTGAACGGTTCGAAGTCCTTCTCGAACTGGCGGGACTGCAAGTGCAAGATGAAGAAGCTAAAGAAGAAGTGCAGTCCCACGAGCCTCGACAATTGGGAGGACAAGTACAAAGCGACCGCGAAACCGAAGGTCGACAGTCTGGCGACCCTGCCGCTGGCCCAGGTGACCCGTAAACCGGAAACgaaccgaataaagcccccggtCTACCCGAAGAAGAACAAGGAGGCTCACACGGCCGCTGCCGTCGACAAAACCTGGAGATCGTCTACAGGAAAGAGAACGGAGCAGACAGAGTCGAAGAAATCGATGGACAGTAGTCAATCGACCAGTAGTTCAAAGAGGATGTCCAGATCGAGGACCTGGGCTAGGAAGACGAAGGAGGAGATAGAATTGAGAGCCCTGAAGGCCTACAACGAGATCACGTTGTTGGAGGACAAGAAGAAGCTGGATGCCAGGAGGAGGACGCTCGAAAGGCTGCCTTCGGAGCGAGACGGCAAGGGTTCCTACAAGAGGTTCTTCGCGAGGAGGGATCTAGGCAAAGAAAATCTGTCCGCTGACTCGACGAACGCGACAAGTTCGTCGTCCAGGAGCAACAAACCCCCGCCGAACGCTGCGGTAAAGTCTGGTGGCAGCGTCTCGAACGGAAAGCAGGCCAACCCGAAGTCGTCGAAAATTGCCAAGCCTGTGAACAAGCAGGAGAACTTGGACAGGCTATTCGCGATGGATTGGCTAAATCAAGCGAGAGAGCTGCAGAACAGTGTCTACAAGGACGATGCTGAGAATATCGTTCTCAGGCATGCTTCACGGAACTATGAAATGTCGAATGCGGCATCTGTGGGGACTTTCGACATGAAGCTGAAGGACGCGAAAACAGGACACAATCTAGCGGAGGAAGACGCGAGAAGTGCCGCGTTGCCTGCGAAAGCGGACGCCGAACCGCCAGGGTCTAGAGTTCAAGGTCGGTTTTCGAGAGCGGATGCTGGCGGTGTCGAACCTGAAGACAAAGAGCTGGTGAAGAAGTCTGCGGAGGAAGACGCCGCGTCTACTGGGTCCTCCAGTTCCGACGACCTTGAAGCTGCGGCGAAAG gAAACTCTgctgaacaacaagatcaggaTCCGCCGAAAGTGGAAGAAGAGGGTGCAAAAGTCCTCGAAGACTTTGAGTCCGCATCTGATGGTGTCTCGAAAAAGGAAGAGTCGATCGAACGAAGAGTAAAGGCTTCAGAGAATTCAGGATCGGTCAAAAGGCAAGATGAAGACGTTGgaaacgtcgtcgtcgtctgccAAGACAACAGCGTCGTCCCATGGGAAGAAAAAGACAGCGCCACGTCCACGGTGCCGCACAATTTACTGTCCTTCAAGCTGATAGATTTTCTCGCGACACCTCTATCCCAATTTATGTTGAAGGACAACCGCAAGTTGGAAGAATTCTCGGAAGGAAGAATTCTCAAGGAAGAATTCTCGGCCTGTCGCGCGATCGTGCCTGCCATTCCAGAGACCCAGGACCTCGGCACCGGACCTCATGAACCTATCACCGTTGGCAACATCGCCGCGGAGCAGAAGATTGCCTCGGTGAATCTTGAAACCGAAGATAAAATCGACGACCTCGAGGGTGTTCAGGTGTTCGATCTCTGCAAAGAGCAGGTGGACGACATTCTCGGGTCCGTGACCGAGGTACTGAAGAGGTTGAACATCCTGGAAAATGAGGAGAGCCTCTGCGAGACGCAGGATAAGATCGCTGAAATCGAGGAGAAGTTTAAAGAGGAGATATCCTGGCTCAAGGAGGACATCTTCACTAGCATAAAGTTCCCGATTGTGATCAAAGCAGCCGAGATAAGTCCCGATGTTTTGCGGATTCTCGATGGTCTTCTTTCGCCACCGCTTGCGAACCAGGCTGTCAAGTTGAAGAAACCAATTGGTCCGAATTTGGGTGGTCTAACGATGATCACGGAGGAAGATGAGGAGGTAGAGGCGAGTTCGCAAGATTCAAATTTGGAGAATACCGTGCCAAGGCTATCGCTGAGCCCCAAGTTCTTAAGTAACCCGATCATCGAAGAGTTGGAAAGCACTTTGGACATCGCGAATATGAGTTTCGTTACCGCGAACGACGCTTCCGCTAGTTCTTTGGACATGGAGTACACTATAGGACTGGGATCGCCAATGTTCGACGATGACAGGGCAAGCTTGGATAAAACGTACGACATATTGCAAGGGTGTTCGGACGACGACACAGGCGTCAGAACTGAAGAGACCGACGAAGACGATCAGAATACCGAGACATGCGACAGCGAGATGTCCAAAGTGGACACGTCGATCGAATTCGAGAAACTCGAGAACGATCGGTCCGAAACGAGCGACGCGGCGCTCGAAGAAATCATCGCACGGATGGTAAAGAGTCTTACAATCAACGTCGAAGAGTCCGATGAAGAACCAGTTCAGGACGAAGAGCTCGAAGAAAGGCGTTCCGAAGCTGCCAGCGAATCGGACGTCGTGGATGACAGCGCGAGGGACGAGGAATTAGTGGAGGATTCTGTTGACGAAGGCATCGACGAATTATCCGATGAAGACGCTGGAAGTGGAGCCTGCGAAGAACAGATTTGCCCCGTGAAAATTGTAGACAGTTTCCAATCGAAGGAGTCTGAGACAGCGTTGCAGAGGGTCGATGAAATTGAAGACGTTGACTGTCGGAGCATCTCAGAACTGACATTCGAGCAAAGCTGCGAAGATGGTGGAGGAGTTAGAAAACTCGACAAGCACGAACAGGAAGCGAAAATTATTATTGAAGTTTGCGAGGAAGGCATTCGCACGATGGAAGAAGCTGAAGACAGCGTCAGGGACGAAGATGTTGCAAGCATCGTCGACCGATTCAGCTCAAGTGCGGGCGAATGCGAAGGAAGGGAACAGAATGTCGGCCTATTGAAGTCCAACGAAGATGCTGAaaagcgagaacaacgagaaacaccTCGGCCGGTCGACGCAGCTCGAGATGCCACGATCGCAGGAGCGGATGAGGATTTGTCGCTGAAAATAATCCTGATATTTTTTCTGCAGGTGTGTTACTTCTACATCCGGCACTTCTACCGGAAGGTATGCTCGTTCGCGCAGATCTCCAGAGCCACGCCAGCGCTGAAGCCGTTCGAGGTGCACACGgtgtcgacgtcgacgtcgacgctgATCGAGAAAGCCGGGTTCGTAGACAAAGTCCGGGAGGAATCGCTCGTGGAAGAGAATGAGGAAACGTTCGAGAACTCCGTGGACTTCGAGACGATGAACATATCCCGTGTGATTGAAGAACGGCTGCAGGGTGTCCTGGATTTGACGACTGAGAGATGCGCGTCCAGGAACTCGGATTTCGAGGCCGACGAAATGACGGTCGCGCTCAGAAGAGAAACAGCGGAGCTGGGTCTGAGTTCCAATGTATCTCTCGTGGATGAGACAACAGAGGACGAAGTGGACACAGAGTTTTCGAAGAGGGAAGAATCTTTCGGGCTCGAAGAGCGGTCGGAAGTTCAGGCGTTCAGGTTCAAGGATTTCCGTCGACCCGGTTCGTCTATCTTTCTGCGATCAGAATCGTCGCCTAGCGGCGGCCAGCTTGGGAGAGACACGGCTGAAGTCCAGAACACTATTAGGGAATTGAGTTTGACGGTCGATGTTGGTAAGGTTGAGGATTCTTCGAAGGATGGTCGAACGATGGAGGAGGACGTCGAGGACTACGTGGAAGAAATCGAAGATGCTTCGGCTGTTCAGTTTGAGACCGCTTTGGAGGACATGGACAGCTTCAATTCGATTTACATGGTACCGTCAGAGACGATAGTACCGTCGAAAACGGCTTCGTGCAGTAAACtggacgacgacgatgacatGGAAGAATTCTCGGCCGTTTCGAGCAGGTCCAGCGAGCCGACTCGATAA
- the Y-h gene encoding yellow-h isoform X2: protein MANVLPWLMSMCLLGVRELSSPPGSNALSRDLETPGQRSVSPGFRSSLRNYKTLISGHDELPGHINCPGHGDTVSTLENSVDRLLPTTPEYNNHLYGSTPDSSNYFSRNFDRSGVHSRPIGRNLNLFKADPYTVNQLETHGFNYDPGRDHVEDDYVGPAMELVYAWSTVDFTYDSVEARDSAIYDGDFIAENNLPLGLDVWREKVFITLPKWKEGIPVTLATVPRHSKTKSPKLRPYPDWSWNRSGNCEGLTSVFRVQVDECDRLWVLDSGKTEISTGGKQVCPPAIFVFDLLTDTLIRKYTFPDDQVKQDSLYTNIVVDIRDEECDTAVAYAADVFRYGLLVYDFLKDSSFRVQHHLFFPDPLASKYDIHGVKFQWTDGIFGIALSPVDIHDDRTLFFHPMSSFREFAVSTSVFRDKRTADTSTDLFMPIGRPRAKDYGHSSGSVVDRNGVMFFNMVTRDSVWCWDTRKEYIPQNLGVIGTSNLSLVFPNDIKVDHEYEQSVWMLSNQLAMYLYGSVDNSKVNYRVFKANVKEAVKDTVCDPNYIVPGNEHGYDETC from the exons ATGGCGAACGTGCTGCCGTGGCTGATGTCGATGTGCCTCCTTGGCGTGCGGGAGCTCTCCTCGCCACCTGGAAGCAACGCGCTTTCACGCGATCTTGAAACGCCCGGCCAGAGGAGTGTGTCTCCGGGGTTCCGCTCG TCCCTGAGGAACTACAAGACGCTCATCTCGGGCCACGACGAGCTTCCTGGCCACATAAACTGCCCCGGCCACGGGGACACCGTGTCGACTTTAGAGAACTCGGTGGACAGATTGTTACCCACCACTCCGGAGTACAATAATCATCTGTACGGTTCAACGCCGGACTCGAGCAACTACTTCTCCCGGAATTTCGACAGAAGCGGGGTTCACTCGAGGCCGATCGGAAGGAACCTGAATTTATTCAAGGCGGACCCTTACACGGTGAACCAACTCGAGACGCACGGGTTCAATTACGATCCTGGCCGAGATCACGTGGAGGACGATTATGTCGGCCCTGCCATGGAACTA GTCTACGCCTGGTCCACTGTCGATTTTACGTACGACAGCGTCGAGGCCAGGGATTCAGCCATTTACGACGGAGACTTCATAGCGGAAAACAATTTACCTCTCGGTCTTGACGTCTGGAGGGAGAAGGTGTTCATTACGCTTCCTAAGTGGAAGGAAGGTATCCCGGTCACCTTGGCCACCGTGCCTAGACACTCGAAGACGAAGAGCCCGAAGTTGAGGCCTTATCCTGACTGGAGTTGGAATCGATCAG GTAACTGCGAGGGTCTAACCTCCGTCTTCAGGGTCCAAGTGGACGAGTGCGACCGTCTATGGGTGCTGGACTCCGGCAAGACGGAGATCTCGACCGGCGGCAAGCAGGTGTGTCCGCCGGCGATCTTCGTCTTCGACCTGCTCACGGACACGCTGATCAGGAAGTACACATTCCCGGATGACCAGGTGAAGCAGGATTCTCTGTACACGAACATCGTCGTGGACATCAGGGACGAGGAGTGCGACACGGCCGTGGCTTACGCGGCGGACGTCTTCAGATACGGTCTGCTGGTCTACGACTTCCTGAAGGACTCGTCGTTCCGGGTCCAGCACCACCTGTTCTTCCCGGACCCCCTCGCGTCGAAGTACGATATCCACGGCGTGAAGTTCCAGTGGACGGACGGGATCTTCGGGATCGCTTTGAGCCCGGTCGACATCCACGACGACAGGACCCTGTTCTTCCATCCGATGTCAAGCTTCCGGGAGTTCGCCGTGTCCACGTCTGTCTTCAGGGACAAGAGGACCGCCGACACGAGCACCGACCTCTTCATGCCCATCGGCCGGCCCAGGGCCAAGGACTACGGCCACTCGTCGGGGTCCGTGGTGGACCGGAACGGCGTGATGTTCTTCAACATGGTCACCAGGGACTCCGTCTGGTGCTGGGACACCAGGAAAGAGTACATACCGCAGAACCTAGGCGTGATCGGCACCAGCAACCTGTCGCTCGTCTTCCCGAACGACATCAAGGTCGACCACGAGTACGAGCAAAGCGTGTGGATGCTGTCGAACCAGCTGGCCATGTACCTCTACGGCAGCGTCGACAACAGCAAGGTCAATTACAGAGTGTTCAAGGCTAACGTCAAGGAGGCGGTCAAGGACACTGTTTGCGACCCGAATTACATCGTGCCGGGCAACGAACACGGCTACGACGAAACCTGCTAG
- the Y-h gene encoding yellow-h isoform X1, which translates to MTVKKRSFGPVADHYGQRIDHEWSPKKLPKRTNGYVFLSPTHSFVYNWNDGDALMYNRDCLQRKIQKHRGLSSTSMANVLPWLMSMCLLGVRELSSPPGSNALSRDLETPGQRSVSPGFRSSLRNYKTLISGHDELPGHINCPGHGDTVSTLENSVDRLLPTTPEYNNHLYGSTPDSSNYFSRNFDRSGVHSRPIGRNLNLFKADPYTVNQLETHGFNYDPGRDHVEDDYVGPAMELVYAWSTVDFTYDSVEARDSAIYDGDFIAENNLPLGLDVWREKVFITLPKWKEGIPVTLATVPRHSKTKSPKLRPYPDWSWNRSGNCEGLTSVFRVQVDECDRLWVLDSGKTEISTGGKQVCPPAIFVFDLLTDTLIRKYTFPDDQVKQDSLYTNIVVDIRDEECDTAVAYAADVFRYGLLVYDFLKDSSFRVQHHLFFPDPLASKYDIHGVKFQWTDGIFGIALSPVDIHDDRTLFFHPMSSFREFAVSTSVFRDKRTADTSTDLFMPIGRPRAKDYGHSSGSVVDRNGVMFFNMVTRDSVWCWDTRKEYIPQNLGVIGTSNLSLVFPNDIKVDHEYEQSVWMLSNQLAMYLYGSVDNSKVNYRVFKANVKEAVKDTVCDPNYIVPGNEHGYDETC; encoded by the exons ATGACGGTTAAGAAGAGGAGCTTCGGACCAGTAGCCGACCACTATGGTCAACGTATAGATCACGAATGGTCGCCGAAAAAGCTGCCGAAACGGACGAACGGCTACGTCTTTCTGTCGCCAACTCACTCTTTCGTCTACAATTGGAACGATGGCGACGCTCTCATGTATAATCGCGACTGTCTCCAGCGGAAAATACAGAAACACCGAGGACTGTCCAGCACGA GCATGGCGAACGTGCTGCCGTGGCTGATGTCGATGTGCCTCCTTGGCGTGCGGGAGCTCTCCTCGCCACCTGGAAGCAACGCGCTTTCACGCGATCTTGAAACGCCCGGCCAGAGGAGTGTGTCTCCGGGGTTCCGCTCG TCCCTGAGGAACTACAAGACGCTCATCTCGGGCCACGACGAGCTTCCTGGCCACATAAACTGCCCCGGCCACGGGGACACCGTGTCGACTTTAGAGAACTCGGTGGACAGATTGTTACCCACCACTCCGGAGTACAATAATCATCTGTACGGTTCAACGCCGGACTCGAGCAACTACTTCTCCCGGAATTTCGACAGAAGCGGGGTTCACTCGAGGCCGATCGGAAGGAACCTGAATTTATTCAAGGCGGACCCTTACACGGTGAACCAACTCGAGACGCACGGGTTCAATTACGATCCTGGCCGAGATCACGTGGAGGACGATTATGTCGGCCCTGCCATGGAACTA GTCTACGCCTGGTCCACTGTCGATTTTACGTACGACAGCGTCGAGGCCAGGGATTCAGCCATTTACGACGGAGACTTCATAGCGGAAAACAATTTACCTCTCGGTCTTGACGTCTGGAGGGAGAAGGTGTTCATTACGCTTCCTAAGTGGAAGGAAGGTATCCCGGTCACCTTGGCCACCGTGCCTAGACACTCGAAGACGAAGAGCCCGAAGTTGAGGCCTTATCCTGACTGGAGTTGGAATCGATCAG GTAACTGCGAGGGTCTAACCTCCGTCTTCAGGGTCCAAGTGGACGAGTGCGACCGTCTATGGGTGCTGGACTCCGGCAAGACGGAGATCTCGACCGGCGGCAAGCAGGTGTGTCCGCCGGCGATCTTCGTCTTCGACCTGCTCACGGACACGCTGATCAGGAAGTACACATTCCCGGATGACCAGGTGAAGCAGGATTCTCTGTACACGAACATCGTCGTGGACATCAGGGACGAGGAGTGCGACACGGCCGTGGCTTACGCGGCGGACGTCTTCAGATACGGTCTGCTGGTCTACGACTTCCTGAAGGACTCGTCGTTCCGGGTCCAGCACCACCTGTTCTTCCCGGACCCCCTCGCGTCGAAGTACGATATCCACGGCGTGAAGTTCCAGTGGACGGACGGGATCTTCGGGATCGCTTTGAGCCCGGTCGACATCCACGACGACAGGACCCTGTTCTTCCATCCGATGTCAAGCTTCCGGGAGTTCGCCGTGTCCACGTCTGTCTTCAGGGACAAGAGGACCGCCGACACGAGCACCGACCTCTTCATGCCCATCGGCCGGCCCAGGGCCAAGGACTACGGCCACTCGTCGGGGTCCGTGGTGGACCGGAACGGCGTGATGTTCTTCAACATGGTCACCAGGGACTCCGTCTGGTGCTGGGACACCAGGAAAGAGTACATACCGCAGAACCTAGGCGTGATCGGCACCAGCAACCTGTCGCTCGTCTTCCCGAACGACATCAAGGTCGACCACGAGTACGAGCAAAGCGTGTGGATGCTGTCGAACCAGCTGGCCATGTACCTCTACGGCAGCGTCGACAACAGCAAGGTCAATTACAGAGTGTTCAAGGCTAACGTCAAGGAGGCGGTCAAGGACACTGTTTGCGACCCGAATTACATCGTGCCGGGCAACGAACACGGCTACGACGAAACCTGCTAG